The following proteins are co-located in the Polymorphospora rubra genome:
- a CDS encoding hemolysin family protein, whose amino-acid sequence MTPGVALLISVVLLALNGFFVAAEFALVASKRYRLEQAAATGGRAAKAALDGVRELSLMLAGAQFGITVCTLGLGALAEPAIERLVAPLLHAVGLPDAASHVIALVFALSLVTFLHLVVGEMAPKSWAITDPERSALLLGLPFRAFARVSRPILSVLNEMANATLRLVKVNPQDQLAQVHGPEELRLLLEQSREHGLLAADQHEMLTSMLELQATRVADVMEPFDRIVKVDRGDSAERIEEICRESGRSRLIVLDGADQVVGIVHVREAVRAVTAGRRATAGELMGDTFSLGAGATVTEAVAAMRADRAQLALVTNGAGTGRPVGFVALEDLLEEVIGEFDDETDPVPRGRRMR is encoded by the coding sequence GTGACCCCGGGCGTGGCGTTGTTGATCTCGGTGGTCCTGTTGGCGCTCAACGGCTTCTTCGTGGCCGCCGAGTTCGCCTTGGTGGCGAGCAAGCGCTACCGGCTGGAGCAGGCCGCGGCCACCGGTGGACGGGCGGCGAAGGCCGCTCTCGACGGCGTACGCGAACTGTCCCTGATGCTGGCCGGCGCGCAGTTCGGCATCACCGTCTGCACCCTGGGGCTCGGTGCGCTCGCCGAGCCGGCGATCGAGCGGCTGGTCGCCCCGCTGCTGCACGCGGTGGGGCTGCCGGACGCGGCCAGCCATGTGATCGCGCTGGTCTTCGCGCTGTCCCTGGTGACGTTCCTGCACCTGGTGGTCGGCGAGATGGCGCCGAAGTCGTGGGCGATCACCGACCCGGAGCGGTCGGCGTTGCTGCTGGGGCTGCCGTTCCGGGCCTTCGCCCGGGTGTCGCGGCCGATCCTGTCGGTGCTCAACGAGATGGCCAACGCGACGCTGCGGCTGGTCAAGGTCAACCCACAGGACCAGCTCGCCCAGGTGCACGGCCCGGAGGAATTGCGCCTGCTGCTCGAACAGTCGCGCGAGCACGGACTGCTCGCCGCGGACCAGCACGAGATGCTGACCAGCATGCTGGAACTGCAGGCCACCAGGGTCGCCGACGTGATGGAGCCGTTCGACCGGATCGTCAAGGTCGACAGGGGCGACTCGGCCGAGCGGATCGAGGAGATCTGCCGGGAGAGCGGACGGTCCCGCCTGATCGTGCTCGACGGGGCGGATCAGGTGGTCGGTATCGTCCACGTCCGGGAGGCGGTGCGGGCGGTGACGGCGGGCCGCAGGGCGACGGCCGGGGAGCTGATGGGGGACACGTTCAGCCTCGGCGCCGGGGCGACGGTCACCGAGGCGGTCGCCGCGATGCGTGCCGACCGCGCCCAGCTCGCCCTGGTCACCAACGGGGCCGGCACCGGCCGGCCGGTCGGGTTCGTCGCGCTGGAGGACCTGCTGGAGGAGGTCATCGGCGAGTTCGACGACGAGACCGACCCGGTACCCCGCGGCCGGCGGATGCGCTAG
- a CDS encoding Na+/H+ antiporter subunit D: MTNLVPLPVVMPLLGAALTLVLARHPRSQRAVSVVVLTATLAVACVLLVVAHRDGPLVVNVGGWPAPVGIVLVADQLSALMLVVSAAVTLCVLLYSIGEGRADGDEGTPVAIYHPTYLVLTAGVTNAFLSGDLFNLFVGFEILLAASYVLLTLGGTEVRIRAGTTYVVVSLLSSLIFLSAIGLIYSATGTLNMAQLVDRLDALPDNLRLVLQLMLLVAFGIKAAVFPLSAWLPDSYPTAPAPVTAVFAGLLTKVGVYAIIRTETLLFPGGRTADLLMIVALLTMVVGIFGAVAQSDIKRLLSFTLVSHIGYMIFGVALMSVTGLSGAIFYVVHHITIQTTLFLATGLVERRTGSTNLDKLGGLAKMAPLLGVIFFLPALNLAGIPPFSGFLGKLGLLQAGVEAGGVLPWLLVAGGTATSLLTLYATMKVWNLAFWRSPKQVSEGAQTSLPPLMVGATLGLVIFGLALTVVAGPLFDVSSDAAEDLRARTPYVEAVFPGGTR, from the coding sequence ATGACCAATTTGGTGCCTCTGCCCGTGGTCATGCCGTTGCTGGGGGCGGCGCTGACCCTGGTGCTCGCCCGGCATCCGCGCAGCCAGCGGGCGGTCAGCGTGGTGGTGCTCACCGCGACCTTGGCGGTGGCCTGCGTACTGCTGGTCGTCGCCCACCGCGACGGCCCGCTGGTGGTCAACGTCGGCGGCTGGCCGGCGCCGGTCGGCATCGTGCTGGTCGCCGACCAGCTGTCGGCGTTGATGCTGGTCGTCTCGGCCGCGGTCACGTTGTGCGTGCTGCTCTATTCGATCGGCGAGGGTCGGGCCGACGGCGACGAGGGCACACCGGTCGCCATCTACCACCCGACGTATCTGGTGTTGACCGCCGGCGTCACCAACGCGTTCCTCTCCGGCGACCTGTTCAACCTCTTCGTCGGGTTCGAGATCCTGCTCGCCGCGAGCTACGTGCTGCTGACCCTGGGCGGCACCGAGGTACGGATCCGGGCCGGTACGACGTACGTCGTCGTCAGCCTGCTCTCGTCGCTGATCTTCCTGTCGGCGATCGGGCTGATCTACTCGGCCACGGGCACCCTGAACATGGCCCAGCTCGTCGACCGGCTCGACGCGCTACCGGACAACCTGCGGCTGGTGTTGCAGTTGATGCTGCTGGTCGCCTTCGGGATCAAGGCGGCGGTGTTCCCGCTGTCGGCCTGGCTGCCGGACAGTTATCCGACCGCGCCGGCACCGGTCACGGCGGTGTTCGCCGGCCTGCTCACCAAGGTCGGCGTGTACGCGATCATCCGTACCGAGACGCTGCTGTTCCCGGGCGGTCGTACCGCGGACCTGCTGATGATCGTGGCGTTGCTGACCATGGTGGTCGGCATCTTCGGCGCCGTCGCCCAGTCCGACATAAAACGTCTGTTGTCGTTCACCCTGGTCAGCCACATCGGCTACATGATCTTCGGGGTGGCGTTGATGTCGGTGACCGGACTGTCCGGGGCGATCTTCTACGTGGTCCACCACATCACCATCCAGACCACGCTGTTCCTCGCCACCGGTCTGGTCGAACGCCGTACCGGCAGCACCAACCTGGACAAGCTAGGTGGGTTGGCGAAGATGGCACCGTTACTCGGTGTGATCTTCTTCCTACCGGCGTTGAATCTGGCCGGCATCCCGCCGTTCTCCGGCTTCCTCGGCAAGCTCGGCCTGCTCCAGGCCGGTGTCGAGGCCGGCGGCGTGCTGCCGTGGCTGCTGGTGGCCGGCGGCACGGCGACCAGCCTGCTCACCCTCTACGCCACCATGAAGGTCTGGAACCTCGCCTTCTGGCGTAGCCCGAAGCAGGTGTCGGAGGGGGCGCAGACGTCGCTGCCACCGCTGATGGTCGGCGCCACCCTCGGGCTGGTGATCTTCGGGCTGGCGCTGACCGTGGTCGCCGGACCGCTGTTCGACGTCAGTTCCGACGCCGCCGAGGACCTGCGGGCCCGCACCCCGTACGTCGAAGCGGTCTTCCCGGGAGGCACCCGATGA
- a CDS encoding Na+/H+ antiporter subunit A yields the protein MLVLLALHLVMALCAPLFVRWWGRHAFYPLALAPAAALGWAIAQTAGVRDGRAVVETYPWVPQLGLDLSFRVTTLSWLMVLLVGGVGALVLVYCARYFSDSEPGLGRFAGVFVGFAGAMLGLVIADDLILLYVFWELTTVFSYLLIGHNPEKRASRRAASQALIVTTVGGLAMLIGFIMLGEHAGTYRWSEIVDGAKPSGAYLGIALILILAGALSKSAIFPFSFWLPAAMAAPTPVSAYLHAAAMVKAGIYLVATLAPLFAYAGPWHLIVYALGGLTMVMAGWTALRQTDLKLLLAYGTVSQLGFLVAVTGAGTYNAALAGATMLLAHALFKATLFLVVGIVDHKAGTRQLGELSGLWRRMPAVFVAAVLAAASMAGIPPLLGFVGKEAIFEAFLDEPLVLAVLVVGATLTVAYSARFVWGTFADKPGVEPTPVRKVGAAFFAPVGLLALAGLVLGPLAPVVDSYLSPYARLAGDGRYHLALWHGLTLPLGLSALALVAGLLFFHRYGRAGRAVGRIGVPMEGGEVYSKLTHWLDRGAVELTGATQRGALPQYLGTILLVLVAVPGGALLLGRPWPERVSLWDTPLQLVVVVVLAAAAILAVRTQRRLTAMVLVGVTGYGTAMMFVLHGAPDLALTQFLVETVTIVVFVLVLRRLPAHFSARPLRSSRWTRIFIGVAVGLTMSGLALAAAGGRDAVPISVDFPELAVSYGHGRNVVNVTLVDIRAWDTMGEIAVLVVAATGVASLIFLRPRGGPGPRRRELPKRRREPVWLRAGPTVHSRQRSIVFEVVTRLLFHTIVLFSIYLMISGHNAPGGGFAGGLVAGLALVVRYLAGGRYELDEAAPVDAGLVLGSGLFVSVGTGLAALLFGGDFLQSTVVDLHPPLIGDVHLVTSIFFDIGVYLIVVGLVLDILRSLGARVDQQMEADGEAEPPARREEELA from the coding sequence ATGCTGGTGCTGCTGGCCCTCCACCTCGTGATGGCGCTCTGCGCGCCACTGTTCGTCCGGTGGTGGGGCCGGCATGCCTTCTATCCGCTGGCCCTCGCCCCCGCCGCCGCGCTGGGCTGGGCCATCGCCCAGACCGCGGGCGTCCGCGACGGGCGCGCGGTCGTCGAGACGTACCCCTGGGTGCCGCAACTCGGGCTCGACCTGTCGTTCCGGGTGACCACCCTGTCGTGGCTGATGGTCCTGCTGGTCGGCGGGGTCGGCGCGCTGGTGCTGGTCTACTGCGCCCGCTACTTCTCCGACAGTGAACCCGGCCTCGGCCGGTTCGCCGGGGTCTTCGTCGGCTTCGCCGGGGCGATGCTCGGCCTGGTCATCGCCGACGACCTGATCCTGCTCTACGTCTTCTGGGAGCTGACCACGGTCTTCTCCTACCTGCTCATCGGCCACAACCCGGAGAAGCGGGCGAGCCGGCGGGCGGCGTCGCAGGCGCTGATCGTGACCACCGTCGGCGGCCTGGCGATGCTGATCGGCTTCATCATGCTCGGTGAGCACGCCGGCACCTACCGCTGGTCGGAGATCGTCGACGGGGCGAAGCCGTCCGGGGCGTACCTGGGCATCGCCCTGATCCTCATCCTGGCCGGCGCGCTGTCGAAGTCGGCGATCTTCCCGTTCAGCTTCTGGCTGCCGGCGGCCATGGCCGCACCCACCCCGGTCAGCGCCTACCTGCACGCCGCGGCCATGGTCAAGGCCGGCATCTACCTGGTGGCGACCCTGGCGCCGCTGTTCGCGTACGCCGGGCCGTGGCACCTGATCGTCTACGCCCTCGGCGGCCTCACCATGGTCATGGCCGGCTGGACGGCGCTGCGGCAGACCGACCTGAAACTGCTGCTGGCGTACGGCACGGTCAGCCAGCTCGGCTTCCTCGTCGCGGTCACCGGCGCCGGCACCTACAACGCCGCCCTCGCCGGCGCCACCATGCTGCTGGCGCACGCCCTGTTCAAGGCCACCCTCTTCCTCGTCGTCGGCATCGTCGACCACAAGGCCGGCACCCGCCAGCTCGGCGAACTGTCCGGACTGTGGCGTCGGATGCCGGCCGTCTTCGTCGCCGCCGTCCTCGCCGCCGCCTCGATGGCCGGCATCCCGCCCCTGCTCGGCTTCGTCGGGAAGGAGGCGATCTTCGAGGCGTTCCTGGACGAACCGCTGGTCCTGGCCGTACTCGTGGTCGGCGCCACGCTGACCGTCGCCTACAGCGCCCGGTTCGTCTGGGGCACCTTCGCCGACAAGCCGGGCGTCGAACCCACCCCGGTCCGCAAGGTCGGCGCCGCGTTCTTCGCCCCGGTCGGGCTGCTCGCCCTGGCCGGACTGGTGCTCGGACCGCTCGCCCCGGTCGTCGACAGCTACCTCAGCCCGTACGCCCGGCTGGCCGGCGACGGCCGCTACCACCTCGCCCTGTGGCACGGCCTCACCCTGCCGCTCGGCCTGTCCGCCCTTGCCCTGGTCGCCGGCCTGCTCTTCTTCCACCGGTACGGCCGCGCCGGCCGCGCCGTCGGCCGGATCGGCGTCCCGATGGAGGGCGGCGAGGTCTATTCGAAGCTGACCCACTGGCTCGACCGGGGCGCCGTCGAACTGACCGGTGCCACCCAGCGCGGTGCGCTGCCGCAGTACCTGGGCACGATCCTGCTGGTGCTGGTCGCCGTGCCCGGTGGCGCGCTGCTGCTCGGCCGGCCCTGGCCGGAGCGGGTGTCGCTGTGGGACACCCCGCTGCAACTGGTCGTCGTGGTGGTCCTGGCCGCCGCCGCGATCCTCGCCGTACGGACCCAGCGCCGGCTCACCGCGATGGTGCTCGTCGGGGTGACCGGGTACGGCACCGCCATGATGTTCGTCCTGCACGGCGCGCCCGACCTGGCACTGACCCAGTTCCTGGTGGAGACCGTCACGATCGTGGTGTTCGTGCTGGTGCTGCGCCGACTGCCGGCCCACTTCTCGGCCCGGCCGCTGCGCAGCAGCCGGTGGACCCGGATCTTCATCGGGGTCGCCGTCGGCCTGACCATGTCCGGGCTGGCGCTGGCCGCCGCCGGTGGGCGGGACGCGGTGCCGATCTCCGTCGACTTCCCCGAACTCGCCGTCTCGTACGGCCACGGCCGCAACGTCGTCAACGTGACGCTGGTCGACATCCGGGCCTGGGACACGATGGGCGAGATCGCCGTACTGGTGGTGGCCGCGACCGGCGTGGCCAGCCTGATCTTCCTGCGGCCGCGCGGCGGCCCCGGCCCGCGCCGGCGGGAGCTGCCCAAGCGACGCCGGGAACCGGTGTGGCTGCGGGCCGGGCCGACGGTGCACAGCCGGCAGCGGTCGATCGTCTTCGAGGTGGTCACCCGGCTGCTCTTCCACACCATCGTGCTCTTCTCGATCTACCTGATGATCTCCGGGCACAACGCACCCGGCGGCGGGTTCGCCGGTGGCCTGGTCGCCGGCCTGGCGCTGGTCGTGCGATATCTCGCCGGCGGCCGGTACGAACTCGACGAGGCCGCCCCGGTCGACGCCGGACTCGTGCTCGGCTCCGGGCTGTTCGTCTCGGTCGGCACCGGGTTGGCGGCCCTGCTGTTCGGCGGCGACTTCCTGCAGAGCACGGTGGTCGACCTCCACCCGCCGCTGATCGGCGACGTGCACCTGGTGACGTCGATCTTCTTCGACATCGGGGTCTACCTGATCGTCGTCGGCCTGGTCCTGGACATCCTGCGCAGCCTCGGCGCGCGGGTCGACCAGCAGATGGAGGCCGACGGCGAGGCCGAACCCCCGGCCCGGCGTGAGGAGGAGCTCGCATGA
- a CDS encoding Na(+)/H(+) antiporter subunit C: MSPNLVLVLAIGVLFACGVILLLERSLTRILLGVILLGNGANLLILVGGRAGGAPIVGVTDEGDMSDPLPQAMVLTAIVITLGMTAFLLAMAYRSWQVIGHDEVQDDLEDRRIVQLAERDEVSGTDDSTDGADDDAVDPEQVDLEPVGDEAPNEGARADEPEEIAVDAAQTTVDKDDKNDKDGGKR, translated from the coding sequence ATGAGCCCGAATTTGGTTCTGGTGTTGGCGATCGGGGTGCTCTTCGCCTGCGGCGTCATCCTGCTGCTGGAGCGCAGCCTGACCCGGATCCTGCTCGGCGTGATCCTGCTCGGCAACGGCGCCAACCTGCTGATCCTGGTCGGCGGGCGGGCCGGTGGGGCGCCCATCGTCGGGGTCACCGACGAGGGCGACATGAGCGATCCGCTGCCGCAGGCGATGGTGCTGACCGCCATCGTCATCACCCTCGGCATGACGGCCTTCCTGCTCGCGATGGCGTACCGGAGCTGGCAGGTGATCGGGCACGACGAGGTGCAGGACGACCTCGAGGACCGCCGCATCGTCCAGCTCGCCGAGCGCGACGAGGTCTCCGGCACCGACGACAGCACCGACGGCGCCGACGACGACGCCGTCGACCCGGAACAGGTCGACCTCGAACCGGTCGGCGACGAGGCACCGAACGAGGGCGCGCGCGCCGACGAGCCGGAGGAGATCGCGGTGGACGCCGCGCAGACCACGGTCGACAAGGACGACAAGAACGACAAGGACGGCGGCAAGCGATGA
- a CDS encoding hemolysin family protein: MLILVGLVLIIVLTAATGYFVAQEFGYVAVDRGKLRQLADGGDGAAERALKVTGRLSFMLSGAQLGITVTALLVGYVAEPFVGDGLAQLLGGAGVPQSVSLPLAIGLALVIATVIQMVLGELAPKNLAIARPEALARALSRSTLIYMAVAGPLIRLFDASATRLLRRVGIEPIEELPTGATPEDLEQIIAESREEGHLDAEMSNLLDRGLDFRQLTAGEAMVPRVDVHTVRADEPVRRIVEMVDTGHSRFPVRGTDGVDDVVGVVGIADVLTIAPAKRDSTPISAVLVPPLLVPDTLPLPTVLDRLRGGHRQLACVVDEYGGFAGVITLEDIAEELVGPIRDEDDPPEPAPARQPDGSWLVPARWRIDEVADATGIRLPEGPEYDTVSGLVMRELGRVPQVGDRLVIGLAAEADQAGTRAVVEVLAVDRHVADSVRLEVAP; the protein is encoded by the coding sequence GTGTTGATCCTCGTCGGTCTCGTGCTGATCATCGTTCTCACCGCGGCCACCGGATACTTCGTCGCCCAGGAATTCGGCTACGTCGCCGTCGACCGGGGCAAACTGCGGCAGCTCGCGGACGGCGGCGACGGCGCCGCCGAGCGGGCACTCAAGGTCACCGGCCGGTTGTCGTTCATGCTCTCCGGCGCCCAGCTCGGCATCACCGTCACCGCACTGCTGGTCGGCTACGTCGCCGAACCCTTCGTCGGTGACGGTCTCGCCCAGCTGCTCGGCGGCGCCGGGGTGCCCCAGTCGGTCAGCCTGCCGCTGGCCATCGGGCTCGCGCTCGTCATCGCCACCGTGATCCAGATGGTGCTCGGCGAACTGGCCCCGAAGAACCTCGCCATCGCCCGGCCGGAGGCCCTGGCCCGGGCGCTGAGCCGGTCCACCCTGATCTACATGGCGGTCGCCGGCCCGCTGATCCGGCTCTTCGACGCCTCGGCCACCCGGCTGCTACGCCGGGTCGGCATCGAGCCGATCGAGGAACTTCCCACCGGCGCCACGCCGGAGGACCTCGAGCAGATCATCGCCGAGTCGCGCGAGGAAGGGCACCTCGACGCCGAGATGTCCAATCTGCTCGACCGGGGCCTCGACTTCCGCCAGCTGACCGCCGGCGAGGCGATGGTGCCCCGCGTCGACGTGCACACCGTACGCGCCGACGAGCCGGTCCGCCGGATCGTCGAGATGGTCGACACCGGGCACTCCCGTTTCCCCGTACGCGGCACCGACGGCGTCGACGACGTGGTCGGGGTCGTCGGGATCGCCGACGTACTCACCATCGCGCCGGCGAAGCGCGACAGCACCCCGATCTCGGCGGTGCTCGTACCGCCGCTCCTGGTGCCCGACACCCTGCCGCTGCCGACCGTGCTCGACCGGCTGCGGGGCGGGCACCGCCAACTCGCCTGCGTGGTCGACGAGTACGGCGGCTTCGCCGGGGTGATCACCCTGGAGGACATCGCCGAGGAGCTGGTCGGCCCGATCCGCGACGAGGACGATCCGCCCGAGCCGGCGCCGGCCCGCCAGCCGGACGGCTCCTGGCTGGTGCCGGCCCGGTGGCGGATCGACGAGGTGGCCGACGCGACCGGCATCCGGTTGCCCGAGGGGCCCGAGTACGACACCGTCTCCGGCCTGGTCATGCGCGAACTCGGCCGGGTGCCGCAGGTCGGCGACCGGTTGGTGATCGGCCTGGCCGCGGAGGCCGACCAGGCCGGAACGCGGGCCGTCGTCGAGGTCCTGGCCGTCGACCGGCACGTCGCCGACTCCGTACGCCTGGAGGTGGCACCGTGA
- a CDS encoding Na+/H+ antiporter subunit E, with product MTTTSPPPRANPRRWRDQLVAVVWLVLVWNLLWGDFSIGNVIGGLVVAAVVLVFFPLPRVTFGGRIRPLALLRFVLQFLADLITASIQVAGVALRPGYRPNSGIIAVQLRVHSDLNLTLTAEALSLVPGSLIVEADRSTGTLYVHVLDLEGPDGVERMRREILELEARIIRATGSAAELRLLESEPAGGSPPTTKTDPARKTDIAGSATATGKAGTTGKAGSTRKAGRAGSGGKAGGAGSNGKTGPTGGTGPTGKAVNSDDEGASR from the coding sequence ATGACGACGACATCACCTCCGCCACGGGCCAATCCCCGACGCTGGCGGGACCAGCTGGTCGCGGTCGTCTGGCTGGTCCTGGTCTGGAACCTGCTGTGGGGCGACTTCTCCATCGGCAACGTGATCGGTGGGCTGGTCGTCGCGGCCGTCGTGCTCGTCTTCTTCCCGCTGCCCCGGGTGACCTTCGGCGGGCGGATCCGGCCGCTGGCCCTGCTCCGTTTCGTGCTGCAGTTCCTGGCCGATCTGATCACCGCGAGCATCCAGGTCGCCGGGGTGGCGCTGCGGCCGGGCTACCGGCCGAACAGCGGCATCATCGCGGTGCAGTTGCGGGTGCACTCCGACCTCAACCTGACGCTGACCGCCGAGGCGCTGTCGCTGGTGCCGGGCAGCCTGATCGTCGAGGCCGACCGGTCCACCGGCACCCTGTACGTGCACGTGCTCGACCTCGAGGGCCCCGACGGCGTCGAGCGGATGCGCCGCGAGATCCTCGAACTCGAGGCCCGGATCATCCGGGCGACCGGTTCCGCCGCCGAGCTGCGCCTGCTGGAGTCCGAACCCGCCGGCGGGTCCCCACCCACCACGAAGACGGACCCCGCCAGGAAGACCGACATCGCGGGAAGCGCGACCGCCACCGGGAAGGCCGGCACCACCGGGAAGGCGGGCTCCACCCGGAAGGCGGGCAGGGCCGGCTCCGGGGGCAAGGCGGGCGGGGCCGGCTCCAACGGCAAGACCGGCCCGACCGGCGGGACCGGCCCGACCGGCAAAGCTGTCAACTCCGATGACGAAGGAGCATCCCGATGA
- a CDS encoding NAD(P)/FAD-dependent oxidoreductase, with protein MLSAPVGRHVVVVGAGIVGASVAYHAARAGAAVTLVGAGRPGAGVTADSFAWVGASGVRTGPAAGIRATATEEYRRVEAELPGLPVIWSGSLSWRAEGGAPVAGPGQEIVDAATVMTLEPHLRQPPEWAVWAPDDGAVDAVAVTERLVAGARAHGARVHLDTTVTAVRRDAAGRVAGVDTAAGPLSGTTVVLAAGVATAALGAPLGVRVPVEPSPCPLFRLRAPAGLVRTVVNTQDFDLRQVAADRLIAAADSPERTLAAVRSTFRGAGSVELLGTRLGVRPMPADGEPIVGPVADVPGLYLAVMHAAVTLAPAVGRLVARELVNGVAEPALSGCRLDRF; from the coding sequence GTGCTGAGCGCACCGGTGGGTAGGCACGTGGTCGTCGTCGGAGCTGGCATCGTCGGCGCGTCGGTGGCCTATCACGCCGCCCGGGCGGGCGCTGCCGTGACGTTGGTCGGTGCCGGGCGGCCGGGCGCCGGCGTGACGGCGGACTCGTTCGCCTGGGTCGGCGCGTCTGGCGTACGTACCGGTCCGGCGGCCGGGATACGGGCCACCGCGACGGAGGAGTACCGCCGGGTCGAGGCCGAGCTGCCGGGACTGCCGGTGATCTGGTCCGGCTCACTGAGCTGGCGCGCGGAGGGCGGCGCGCCGGTGGCCGGGCCCGGGCAGGAGATCGTGGACGCGGCCACCGTGATGACGCTCGAGCCCCACCTTCGGCAGCCCCCGGAGTGGGCCGTATGGGCACCCGACGACGGCGCCGTCGACGCGGTAGCCGTGACCGAGCGGCTGGTCGCGGGCGCCCGCGCCCATGGCGCCCGGGTGCATCTGGACACCACGGTCACCGCGGTCCGACGGGACGCGGCGGGCCGGGTCGCCGGGGTCGACACCGCCGCAGGACCCCTCTCCGGAACGACCGTGGTGTTGGCGGCCGGTGTCGCCACGGCCGCGCTGGGCGCGCCGCTCGGCGTACGTGTCCCGGTCGAGCCGTCGCCGTGCCCACTCTTCCGGCTCCGCGCGCCGGCCGGTCTGGTCCGCACCGTGGTCAACACCCAGGACTTCGATCTCCGGCAGGTCGCCGCGGACCGGCTGATCGCCGCCGCGGACTCGCCCGAACGGACCCTTGCCGCCGTCCGGTCCACTTTCCGTGGTGCCGGGAGCGTCGAACTGCTCGGCACCCGACTCGGAGTACGCCCGATGCCGGCCGACGGTGAGCCGATCGTCGGTCCGGTCGCCGACGTACCCGGTCTCTATCTGGCGGTGATGCACGCGGCGGTCACGCTTGCCCCGGCCGTGGGCCGCCTTGTCGCGCGGGAGTTGGTCAACGGCGTCGCCGAGCCGGCGTTGTCCGGTTGCCGCCTTGATCGCTTCTAG
- the mnhG gene encoding monovalent cation/H(+) antiporter subunit G yields the protein MNAAADTLSAIFLIAGALLSLAAGVGLVRFPNVLARMHAATKPQVLGLLLILAGVALRIRSRSDLTMLLLVGLFQLVTAPVAAHMVGRAAYRLKRPSPELIVDELADRAPTTEVDSAGGGGNRRRRRG from the coding sequence GTGAACGCCGCCGCCGACACGCTGTCGGCCATCTTCCTGATCGCCGGCGCGTTGCTCAGCCTGGCCGCCGGGGTGGGCCTGGTGCGGTTCCCCAACGTGCTGGCCCGCATGCACGCCGCCACCAAGCCGCAGGTGCTCGGCCTGCTGCTGATCCTGGCCGGGGTAGCGCTGCGGATCCGCTCCCGGTCCGACCTGACGATGCTGCTGCTGGTCGGTCTCTTCCAGCTGGTGACGGCACCGGTGGCCGCGCACATGGTCGGCCGGGCGGCGTACCGGCTGAAGCGTCCCAGCCCGGAGTTGATCGTCGACGAGCTGGCCGACCGCGCGCCGACCACGGAGGTCGACAGTGCCGGCGGTGGCGGCAACCGTCGGCGGCGCCGGGGCTGA
- a CDS encoding sporulation protein: protein MVRSRILGRFGAGGPSVDTVLAEPVVRPGGRLRGEVRMVGGDRDVTVDRVVVGLVCRVDVSAVDPDDGASVEFHRHTVTGAFTLRAGAGHTLPFEVDVPWETPVTEVRERPLPGMAVGVQTRLAVVHAVDETALDAIRVAPAAVHERLLLAFTRLGFSYRDARIRDGRLDGVAQRLPFHQEVAFRPPESYPGWLTEVGVAVVADRAGVDVVLGLAGRPGGRVGRFRVGHADGSDWPAVLDGRLRELLAGGDGRPGGRAGSGGRTPGRSVASVRPAVAKRAWWRRRTRPVDETAGPGTHDQPGHSGGAPDGSS from the coding sequence GTGGTCCGGTCGAGGATCCTGGGCAGGTTCGGTGCCGGCGGCCCGTCCGTCGACACGGTGCTCGCCGAGCCGGTGGTCCGGCCCGGCGGCCGGCTGCGGGGCGAGGTCCGGATGGTCGGCGGTGACCGCGACGTCACCGTCGACCGGGTCGTGGTGGGGCTGGTCTGTCGGGTCGACGTGTCGGCGGTCGATCCTGACGACGGTGCCTCGGTCGAGTTCCACCGGCATACCGTCACGGGCGCGTTCACGTTGCGCGCCGGTGCCGGTCACACGCTGCCGTTCGAGGTCGACGTGCCGTGGGAGACCCCGGTGACAGAGGTACGGGAGCGGCCGCTGCCCGGCATGGCGGTCGGCGTACAGACCCGGCTGGCGGTCGTGCACGCCGTCGACGAGACCGCGCTCGACGCGATCCGGGTCGCGCCGGCCGCCGTGCACGAGCGGTTGCTGCTGGCGTTCACCCGGCTCGGGTTCTCGTACCGGGACGCGCGGATCCGCGACGGCCGGCTCGACGGGGTCGCCCAGCGGCTGCCGTTCCACCAGGAGGTGGCGTTCCGGCCGCCGGAGTCGTACCCGGGGTGGTTGACCGAGGTCGGCGTCGCGGTGGTCGCGGACCGGGCCGGGGTCGACGTGGTTCTCGGGCTGGCCGGGCGGCCCGGCGGCCGGGTGGGGCGGTTCCGGGTCGGGCACGCCGACGGGTCCGACTGGCCGGCGGTGCTCGACGGCCGGCTGCGGGAGTTGCTCGCGGGCGGGGACGGCCGGCCGGGTGGGCGGGCGGGGTCGGGCGGCCGTACGCCGGGCCGGTCGGTGGCTTCGGTCCGGCCGGCCGTGGCGAAACGGGCCTGGTGGCGGCGCCGGACCCGGCCGGTGGACGAGACGGCCGGCCCCGGCACCCACGACCAGCCCGGCCACAGCGGGGGCGCTCCCGACGGTTCCAGCTGA
- a CDS encoding monovalent cation/H+ antiporter complex subunit F, whose translation MTIAVVVAVTALLSTAAVLAIVRIVRGPTLLDRVVATDVLLAVLMGAIGAEAAFNRHATTLPILVVLSILGFVGSVSVVRFAARDDS comes from the coding sequence ATGACCATCGCCGTCGTCGTGGCCGTCACCGCACTGCTGTCGACCGCCGCCGTACTGGCGATCGTCCGGATCGTGCGCGGCCCGACCCTGCTGGACCGGGTGGTGGCCACCGACGTCCTGCTCGCCGTGCTCATGGGGGCGATCGGCGCGGAGGCGGCCTTCAACCGCCACGCGACCACCCTGCCGATCCTCGTCGTGCTGTCGATCCTCGGGTTCGTCGGCTCGGTCAGCGTGGTCCGCTTCGCCGCGCGGGACGATTCGTGA